From a region of the Anaerolineales bacterium genome:
- a CDS encoding S41 family peptidase yields the protein MSTSRRTFILAAFIIPALALAFIFGAWAESRTQVLSSRIPSNARGEFDLMAEAWNLIQENYVDRSAIQPQRMTYSAISGMVDSLGDTGHSIFLSPDMVKEEQVFMQGHFDGVGLEVQMKNGQVVIVAPIDASPAQKAGLRPGEIITKVDGQDIKGLTLIQVGQKIMGPLGTSVTLTIQNPQTGLLREYTLQRAEIEIHNVIWHVVPGTNIVHLRIAGFSQGVTQDLQQALQDIQGQGYTRLILDLRNNPGGLLGEAVEVSSQFLSSGNVLEQRNAQGEITPVAVLPGGVATEMKMVVLVNAGTASGAEIVSGALQDAHRAELIGETTFGTGTVLNQFSLSDGSALMLATEEWLTPDGQSIWHNGITPDIQVMLPDSALPLFPEAEGDMTTSQFAASEDAQLLRAVQSFSAMQDQ from the coding sequence ATGAGCACCTCTCGACGGACTTTCATCCTGGCTGCATTCATTATTCCTGCGCTTGCGCTGGCGTTCATTTTTGGCGCATGGGCAGAAAGTAGAACGCAGGTCCTGAGTTCGAGGATCCCTTCGAATGCCCGCGGCGAGTTCGATTTGATGGCCGAAGCCTGGAATCTCATTCAAGAGAACTACGTTGATCGGTCGGCAATCCAGCCTCAACGAATGACATACAGCGCGATCAGCGGGATGGTCGACTCGCTCGGCGACACGGGTCACAGCATTTTCCTCAGCCCGGATATGGTGAAGGAGGAGCAAGTCTTCATGCAGGGTCACTTTGATGGGGTGGGGTTGGAAGTCCAGATGAAAAACGGCCAGGTCGTAATCGTTGCACCCATCGATGCTTCTCCAGCTCAAAAAGCCGGCCTGAGGCCGGGCGAAATCATCACCAAGGTCGACGGTCAGGATATAAAAGGGCTGACGCTTATCCAAGTAGGGCAGAAGATCATGGGGCCGTTGGGAACGAGTGTGACGTTGACCATTCAGAACCCTCAAACCGGCCTGCTGCGCGAGTATACGTTACAGAGAGCTGAGATCGAAATCCATAACGTGATCTGGCATGTTGTGCCGGGTACCAACATCGTCCATCTTCGAATCGCCGGTTTCAGCCAGGGAGTGACCCAGGACCTGCAGCAAGCCCTTCAAGACATCCAGGGCCAGGGTTATACCAGGCTCATCCTCGACCTACGCAACAACCCCGGGGGTTTGTTGGGGGAGGCGGTTGAAGTCTCCAGCCAATTCCTGTCTTCAGGAAACGTGCTGGAACAGCGCAACGCACAGGGGGAGATCACCCCGGTGGCCGTTCTACCCGGTGGCGTTGCAACCGAGATGAAGATGGTCGTACTCGTCAACGCTGGGACTGCCAGCGGGGCGGAGATCGTTTCCGGCGCTCTCCAGGATGCCCATCGCGCCGAGCTCATCGGGGAAACCACCTTTGGCACGGGAACAGTACTCAATCAATTCTCCTTGTCAGATGGGTCGGCCTTGATGCTGGCTACGGAGGAATGGCTTACACCGGACGGACAATCAATATGGCACAACGGAATCACGCCTGACATCCAGGTGATGCTTCCGGATTCGGCGCTTCCGCTGTTCCCGGAGGCAGAGGGAGACATGACCACGTCGCAATTTGCGGCTTCCGAAGATGCGCAACTGCTTCGGGCGGTCCAGTCGTTCAGCGCCATGCAGGACCAATGA
- a CDS encoding PrsW family glutamic-type intramembrane protease, with protein MIGKVESIKGKKRKIAWLRVFLSGLVLYFIGIAVLVVTGNPNLFPTAVMIGNFLMPVTFVAFLYERRHWSRLSLPTTALSFIYGGVGGVLAASILEPIFIRQLDLTNMFVVGLIEEFVKIIGVLLIARHYKHNAEMDGLILGAAAGMGFAALESTGYAFTAFLESGGSLTATVVVTLLRGILSPVGHGTWTAILASVLFRESGERHFHINLKVLGAYLTVVVLHGLWDAVPALISAALYTGLDVLIGQSVVGALGLFILWRRWHEARRLQIEHGLPSAEYTQAEESALGNLQ; from the coding sequence ATGATCGGAAAGGTGGAATCTATAAAAGGCAAAAAAAGAAAAATCGCTTGGTTGCGGGTGTTTCTGAGTGGATTGGTTCTCTATTTTATCGGAATAGCCGTCCTGGTGGTAACCGGCAATCCCAACTTGTTCCCGACTGCAGTCATGATCGGGAACTTTCTTATGCCTGTTACCTTCGTGGCCTTTCTCTATGAACGGCGGCATTGGAGCAGACTTTCACTGCCAACGACGGCGCTGAGTTTCATCTATGGGGGGGTAGGCGGCGTGCTGGCCGCGTCGATCCTGGAGCCCATCTTCATCCGTCAATTGGATTTGACCAACATGTTTGTGGTGGGATTGATTGAGGAATTCGTCAAGATTATTGGGGTGCTCCTCATTGCTCGTCATTATAAGCACAATGCTGAAATGGACGGTCTGATCCTTGGCGCCGCGGCCGGGATGGGATTTGCGGCATTGGAAAGCACTGGTTATGCATTCACCGCATTCCTTGAAAGCGGTGGCAGCCTGACTGCGACGGTGGTCGTGACTTTGCTGCGAGGGATACTATCACCGGTCGGCCACGGCACCTGGACGGCAATTCTAGCCAGCGTGCTTTTCCGAGAAAGCGGTGAAAGACATTTCCATATCAATCTTAAGGTTTTAGGAGCATACCTGACCGTTGTGGTCCTGCATGGGTTGTGGGATGCCGTACCAGCGTTGATCTCCGCAGCGTTGTACACCGGATTGGATGTTTTGATCGGTCAATCGGTCGTCGGCGCTCTGGGGCTGTTCATACTCTGGCGGCGCTGGCATGAAGCACGGCGGCTGCAGATCGAACACGGGCTTCCTTCAGCCGAATACACGCAAGCAGAAGAAAGCGCTCTGGGGAACTTACAGTAA